ACCGATCGGAACGATCGAGTTCGAATAATTTTTAAAAACAAGATAATGAGGTGACTAACCATGGAAAACTTGAAACTTTTATATACAGGTAAAACGAAAAACGTATACGCACTTGAAAACGGCAACTGCCTTCTTCTCTTCAAAGACGATTGCACGGGTAAAGACGGCGTATTTGATCCGGGTGAAAACACGGTCGGTCTGACGATCGAAGGCGTAGGCGATGTCAACCTTCGTATGTCCATCTACTTCTTCGAAAAGATCAATGCAGCAGGTATCCGTACGCACTATGTATCCGCCGACCTTGACAACACGACGATGGAAGTGCTTCCTGCAAAAGTATTCGGCAAAGGTCTTGAAGTTATCTGCCGTTACAAAGCAGTAGGCTCCTTCTACAGACGCTACTCCGACTACTGTGAATTGGGACAAGATCTTCCTGCATATGTAGAAACGACGTTCAAAAACGATGCCAAAGGCGACCCGCTCGTAACGAAAGACGGCTTGGTAGACCTCGGCGTTATGACAGCTGAACAATATGATTCCCTCAAAGCACAGACACAGGCGATCACGAAGATCGTTGCCGATGACCTCAAAGAAAAAGGTCTTGATCTCTATGACATCAAATTCGAATTCGGCTATGATGC
The Selenomonadales bacterium DNA segment above includes these coding regions:
- a CDS encoding phosphoribosylaminoimidazolesuccinocarboxamide synthase, giving the protein MKLLYTGKTKNVYALENGNCLLLFKDDCTGKDGVFDPGENTVGLTIEGVGDVNLRMSIYFFEKINAAGIRTHYVSADLDNTTMEVLPAKVFGKGLEVICRYKAVGSFYRRYSDYCELGQDLPAYVETTFKNDAKGDPLVTKDGLVDLGVMTAEQYDSLKAQTQAITKIVADDLKEKGLDLYDIKFEFGYDAEGNVMLIDEIASGNMRVYKDGEYIDPMTLNKLFFA